The following coding sequences lie in one Rutidosis leptorrhynchoides isolate AG116_Rl617_1_P2 chromosome 4, CSIRO_AGI_Rlap_v1, whole genome shotgun sequence genomic window:
- the LOC139839393 gene encoding disease resistance protein RPS4B-like isoform X1 → MMSYEPSSASSSITISKGYDVFLSFRGEDTRTGFTSHLYDALIRKHIRTYQDDKSLEIGNFIAPELLRAIEASKFAIVVLSPHFATSKWCLEEIVKIVDCRELGKLVVIPVFYHVSPSDVRLQRGCYVQGFTNHEVNPEIPPQKVETWKAAFKKLGDISGYHVTQHRKESEVVNEIVKKIFTDMQVTLPTSLPDGLVGIESRLNEVKRILNMESSEVRFIGICGMSGVGKTTLAEVVYEAIQNEFQESSFIENIKDISKERNTDLCKLQQKLLDDILKGESVPVRSVKHGQTLLKTKLRDLKVIIVLDDVNHEDQLTYLAGGREWFGNGSRIIITTTNTDLLNPHRINATYVCEELEGDEALSLFCQSAFGGHPTNGYDNLSKDIVKLAGGLPLALNVYGSLLCGKEERYWKEILKKFQEYPHKKVVERLEIGYARLDKDEQDTFRYIACFLKGRDKDLIKDILTDIGLYPECGIADLINKFLITYNHDDSIWMHDLLQQMCWEILRKDSERDNGKYIAIKRRQDIVDILTYRPKGMRTIEIINQEPCKVEEEVFFDDPKCFSKMLKLRFLRISNIRFSQGLNYLSNDLRILEWYGCSLKSLPSTFAPKHIFELDMSCSQLETLWEKDLDLPNLTSINLSFSTNLIKIPDLTSTPKLLILNLEGCTNVKELHDSVLVQKRLQYLNLKGCELLQNLGGCIMEMDSLETLILSGCSNLDYIPEFGLNMKHLEHLYVNGTNIKKLPESLGKMCNLRKIDVSETSIEEIPSSTHQLKKLRFLHVHRCMLLSPCRGFLYTNLDTVSYIREIDLSYCNLSAVPEGIGLLYRLVRLDLSGNDFVLLPASISLLSNLKMLYLNNCKRLQSLPKLSIVNEESLYGLQIRFNYYISGEVVDFSRFNASSDNGSPTVSCFNCPRLAENESGSYLVDRILNSYLQLRTNYWITPAAVFEIVGAGSKIPSSFKLITSAVNVILEGPWIGVAICAVIAVHQIDASMDAAKYTVTAHIHVGEKHWMIPFPISFLMASVEENQLVFYWTDSDDLLRIVDSRQENNFGFSFSVEPDGNVEVTKFGVRFIREEDIFEHEDSASDVANFLFKSSHKVRWSRGTREAVTDHHRHSCHSAMRTIKFLFECRKELYSLDDIHKILKCLSEITQHVFVECKKEWRHAQLITLVYDYYRISQGISQLYKEFVVLLKNVSYGWLSLTFALEQMVAKGRTDDCTYQEMIKQLNDLEAAECVRFSDSFIKLLAYICKQIFDYSGHLKKNNIQKVNKEFDLFMTLTQVSSITLAGVDRILGAYAIKDMLDDTTTLDTDSFTLGDETTNKLSEQQHTTTFSSYLFGSLKKQRGEAGEARVSCLVNGCAADLNSCTEYHRRHRVCKTHSKSRVVTINGKEQRFCQQCSRFHSLGEFDKLKRSCRKRLDGHNRFSRSLRRQSLYWNDGSSFTNHQVDRSENRLAGRFGRGFRILDFYDNAVLVQELKMKMGRLNSFTNEGEVEMMTVIDKLHNKTDDLAKTIEDMSIHACKFSHDVVEAGVTLNQFIAGGSLQVTQFGVQFVFDEEANCANSMCEEAMTILFRAVSSLPTDLRWYIRACEAADSSLLSCHSTIIHDNTRNIINFITVGRATSVHQIHEIVNCVLGNNLEAFKVLSECKEEWRLRAPLFSMVTSYYDVCRETCRLYNDFVMLLKDVSDGLLSLKLEVEQIRVKIKEEKYTYKEMLQHLNGIKTTATYICFSGNIVKSFAHVCTQTVTFASLFDEVIQEFTSVKILAQVSSGLVAGVFSIMCALMVGYFVTEGRQDDLESVWLHLIRTFSLSGFLSMCDRLVTSYKSWSIGEFSDIDSHLGGLKFNLAKLTYFTEEHTVVVIDELNSLMTKIDNIMVSIEYESIHAHKYKLDIMEAGTSLGIWE, encoded by the exons ATGATGTCATATGAACCATCATCAGCATCATCTTCAATTACAATTTCTAAAGGTTATGATGTTTTTTTGAGCTTTCGAGGGGAGGACACTCGTACTGGTTTCACTAGCCATTTGTATGATGCTTTAATCCGCAAACACATCAGAACCTACCAAGATGATAAGTCACTAGAAATTGGGAATTTTATTGCTCCTGAGCTCCTACGCGCTATAGAAGCATCAAAATTTGCCATAGTGGTTTTATCGCCCCATTTTGCAACATCAAAATGGTGTTTGGAGGAAATCGTTAAGATTGTTGATTGTAGGGAGTTAGGCAAGCTGGTTGTTATTCCTGTTTTTTACCATGTGTCTCCCTCGGATGTACGCCTTCAAAGAGGCTGTTACGTACAAGGCTTCACTAATCATGAAGTAAATCCTGAAATTCCACCTCAGAAGGTGGAAACTTGGAAAGCGGCTTTCAAAAAGTTGGGTGATATCTCGGGATATCACGTGACACAACATAG GAAAGAATCAGAGGTTGTAAATGAAATTGTAAAAAAAATCTTCACGGACATGCAAGTTACCTTACCAACGTCTCTTCCTGATGGCCTGGTGGGAATCGAATCACGATTAAATGAGGTGAAGAGAATTTTAAATATGGAATCTTCTGAAGTTCGTTTTATAGGGATTTGTGGGATGAGTGGAGTTGGAAAAACTACTCTTGCTGAAGTTGTTTATGAGGCTATTCAAAATGAATTTCAAGAAAGTAGCTTTATTGAAAACATCAAAGACATTTCCAAGGAACGTAATACAGATTTATGCAAGCTCCAGCAAAAACTCCTTGATGACATTTTGAAAGGGGAAAGTGTACCTGTACGAAGTGTTAAGCATGGACAAACTTTGTTGAAGACGAAGCTACGTGATTTGAAGGTTATAATTGTTTTGGATGATGTTAATCATGAAGACCAATTAACGTATTTGGCTGGGGGACGTGAATGGTTTGGAAATGGCAGCAGAATCATAATAACCACAACAAATACAGACTTGCTGAATCCACATAGAATAAATGCAACATATGTTTGTGAGGAATTGGAAGGTGATGAAGCTCTTAGTCTCTTTTGTCAGTCAGCATTTGGAGGACATCCTACAAATGGTTATGACAACTTGTCGAAAGATATTGTGAAGCTTGCTGGTGGTCTTCCGCTAGCTCTTAATGTTTACGGTTCTCTATTATGTGGAAAAGAAGAAAGATATTGGAAAGAGATATTGAAGAAATTTCAAGAATATCCACATAAAAAAGTGGTTGAAAGACTTGAAATAGGTTATGCTAGGCTAGATAAAGATGAGCAGGATACATTCAGATATATTGCGTGTTTCTTGAAAGGGAGAGACAAAGATTTGATAAAAGATATACTAACAGATATTGGTTTGTACCCTGAGTGTGGAATCGCTGATCTTATCAACAAGTTTCTTATAACTTATAATCATGACGATAGCATCTGGATGCATGATCTTCTCCAACAAATGTGCTGGGAAATTCTTCGTAAGGACTCAGAGAGAGACAATGGGAAGTACATTGCAATCAAACGTCGTCAAGATATTGTAGATATCCTTACATACAGACCAAAG GGGATGAGAACAATCGAAATCATCAACCAGGAGCCATGTAAGGTTGAAGAGGAAGTTTTCTTTGATGATCCTAAATGTTTCTCTAAGATGTTGAAACTCAGATTTTTAAGGATTAGTAATATACGATTCTCTCAAGGTCTTAACTATCTTTCCAATGATCTCCGGATTCTGGAATGGTATGGATGTTCTTTGAAGTCGTTGCCTTCAACTTTTGCACCCAAACATATTTTTGAACTTGATATGTCTTGCAGCCAACTTGAAACACTTTGGGAGAAAGATCTG GATCTGCCTAATTTGACATCTATTAACCTCAGTTTTTCTACGAATTTGATTAAAATTCCAGACTTGACATCAACCCCGAAACTATTGATATTAAATCTTGAAGGCTGCACAAATGTGAAAGAGCTTCATGATTCGGTTCTTGTTCAGAAAAGGCTACAATACTTGAATCTGAAAGGGTGTGAGCTTCTTCAAAACCTTGGTGGGTGCATTATGGAAATGGATTCTCTTGAGACACTTATTTTATCTGGCTGCTCTAATCTCGATTATATTCCTGAATTTGGACTGAACATGAAACACTTGGAGCATCTGTACGTGAATGGAACTAACATCAAGAAATTGCCAGAAAGTTTGGGGAAAATGTGTAATTTGAGGAAGATTGATGTGAGTGAAACTTCAATAGAAGAGATACCCTCTTCCACGCATCAGCTGAAGAAGTTAAGATTCCTACATGTTCACAGATGCATGCTTTTATCCCCATGCAGAGGTTTTCTGTATACAAATCTGGATACAGTATCATATATACGAGAAATTGATTTAAGTTATTGTAATCTATCTGCTGTGCCTGAAGGTATTGGTTTGTTGTATCGTTTAGTAAGGCTGGATCTTTCTGGAAATGATTTTGTTTTACTGCCAGCAAGTATCAGTCTCCTTTCAAATCTTAAAATGCTTTATCTGAATAATTGTAAGAGGCTCCAGTCATTACCAAAGCTTTCCATAGTAAACGAGGAGTCACTCTATGGACTTCAGATCAGATTTAATTACTATATTTCAGGAGAAGTGGTAGACTTTTCTAGGTTTAATGCCTCAAGCGACAATGGTAGTCCAACGGTGTCTTGTTTCAACTGCCCAAGACTAGCAGAGAATGAAAGCGGTAGTTATCTGGTGGACAGAATATTGAATAGTTATCTTCag TTACGAACGAATTACTGGATTACACCAGCAGCTGTATTTGAGATAGTTGGGGCGGGAAGCAAGATTCCATCAAGCTTTAAACTGATAACATCTGCTGTAAATGTGATCCTCGAAGGCCCATGGATTGGGGTGGCTATATGTGCTGTTATTGCCGTCCACCAAATTGATGCTTCTATGGACGCCGCCAAATACACAGTAACAGCTCATATCCATGTTGGAGAAAAACATTGGATGATTCCCTTTCCCATAAGTTTTTTGATGGCAAGTGTGGAGGAGAACCAATTGGTTTTTTACTGGACAGATTCTGATGACTTACTACGGATTGTAGATTCTCGCCAAGAGAACAACTTTGGTTTCTCATTTAGCGTTGAGCCAG ATGGTAATGTGGAGGTTACAAAGTTTGGAGTTCGTTTTATACGTGAGGAAGACATATTTGAACATGAAGATTCTGCTAGTGACGTCGCAAACTTTCTGTTTAAATCTAGTCATAAAGTGCGATGGTCTAGAGGTACCCGTGAAGCTGTTACAGACCACCATCGCCATTCCTGTCATTCGGCCATGAGGACGATAAAATTTCTTTTTGAATGCCGAAAAGAACTTTATTCCTTGGATGACATCCATAAAATCCTTAAATGTCTAAGTGAAATCACCCAACATGTTTTTGTTGAATGCAAAAAAGAGTGGAGACACGCACAGTTAATTACTCTAGTTTATGACTATTATCGAATCAGTCAAGGAATCTCTCAACTTTACAAAGAGTTTGTGGTGTTGCTCAAAAACGTATCGTATGGCTGGTTGAGTCTAACCTTTGCATTGGAGCAAATGGTGGCAAAAGGCAGAACAGACGATTGTACTTATCAAGAGATGATAAAACAGCTTAATGATCTTGAAGCTGCTGAATGTGTTAGATTTTCTGATAGTTTTATCAAGTTGTTGGCTTATATCTGTAAGCAAATATTTGATTATTCAGGACATCTGAAAAAAAATAATATCCAAAAAGTAAATAAAGAGTTCGATTTATTCATGACATTGACGCAAGTGTCAAGCATAACACTTGCAGGAGTTGACCGTATTCTGGGCGCATACGCGATCAAAGATATGTTGGATGATACTACGACTTTGGATACAGATTCTTTCACATTGGGAGATGAGACAACGAACAAGTTGAGTGAGCAACAACATACAACAACATTTTCATCATATCTTTTTGGTTCATTGAAAAAACAAAGAGGGGAGGCTGGTGAGGCGCGTGTATCATGTTTAGTAAATGGATGTGCAGCAGACCTTAACAGTTGCACAGAGTATCATCGGCGCCATAGAGTTTGTAAAACTCATTCTAAGTCACGTGTTGTCACAATAAATGGCAAAGAACAAAGGTTTTGCCAGCAATGCAGTAG attccattcacttggTGAGTTTGATAAATTGAAGAGGAGTTGCAGAAAGCGTCTTGATGGGCACAACAGGTTTAGTAGGAGCCTGAGGAGACAATCCCTGTATTGGAATGATGGGAGCTCGTTCACTAATCATCAAG TTGATAGGAGTGAAAACCGTTTGGCTGGACGTTTTGGAAGAGGATTCAGGATCTTGGATTTCTATGATAATGCAGTTCTTGTACAAGAGTTGAAGATGAAGATGGGTCGACTTAATTCTTTTACAAATGAGGGTGAGGTGGAGATGATGACTGTGATAGATAAGCTTCATAACAAGACGGATGACTTGGCAAAGACTATCGAGGATATGAGTATTCATGCTTGTAAATTCAGTCATGATGTAGTGGAGGCAGGAGTAACCTTGAATCAATTTATTGCAGGAGGTAGTTTACAGGTGACTCAGTTTGGAGTTCAATTTGTGTTTGATGAAGAGGCAAATTGTGCAAATTCTATGTGTGAGGAGGCAATGACCATTCTGTTTCGTGCTGTTTCATCTCTTCCTACTGATCTGCGGTGGTATATACGTGCTTGTGAAGCAGCTGATTCAAGCCTCCTCTCATGTCATTCAACCATCATCCATGACAACACACGCAATATAATAAATTTCATTACGGTAGGACGGGCAACGTCCGTGCATCAGATCCATGAAATCGTTAATTGTGTACTTGGAAACAACCTAGAAGCTTTCAAGGTCTTAAGTGAGTGCAAGGAAGAATGGAGGCTGCGTGCACCATTATTTTCGATGGTAACTAGCTACTATGATGTATGCCGTGAAACCTGCCGACTTTACAATGATTTTGTAATGCTGCTGAAAGATGTATCTGATGGCTTGTTGAGTCTAAAGTTAGAGGTGGAGCAAATTCGGGTGAAGATCAAAGAGGAAAAATACACCTATAAAGAGATGCTACAGCACCTCAATGGTATCAAAACAACTGCTACATATATTTGCTTTTCTGGTAACATTGTCAAGTCATTTGCGCATGTATGTACCCAAACAGTTACTTTTGCAAGTTTGTTCGATGAAGTAATTCAGGAGTTTACGTCGGTGAAGATATTAGCACAAGTTTCAAGCGGATTGGTTGCAGGTGTTTTTAGTATAATGTGTGCTTTAATGGTTGGCTACTTTGTAACGGAAGGAAGACAAGACGACTTAGAGTCTGTGTGGTTACATTTAATCCGAACTTTTTCATTGAGTGGTTTCTTAAGCATGTGTGACCGGCTGGTTACGAGTTATAAAAGCTGGTCGATAGGTGAATTTAGTGACATAGATTCTCATCTAGGTGGATTGAAGTTTAACTTGGCAAAGCTTACTTATTTCACTGAAGAACATACGGTGGTGGTTATCGATGAACTAAATTCACTCATGACGAAGATAGATAACATCATGGTGAGTATTGAATATGAGAGTATCCATGCTCATAAATATAAGCTTGATATAATGGAGGCAGGAACAAGTTTGGGAATTTGGGAATAA